A part of Larkinella insperata genomic DNA contains:
- the nudK gene encoding GDP-mannose pyrophosphatase NudK, with the protein MNNERVQLVREEVLSDNWYILRKVTFNYQRKNGIWETQSREAYDRGNGATILLHNPEKNTVILTRQFRMPTYVNGNSSGLLIEACAGLLDNDNPEDAIRRETEEETGFVVTNIRKVFEAYMSPGSVTEKLYFFTADYSDSTEKRTGGGIEEEEIDVLELPLPQAMQMIAQGEIVDGKTIMLLQHLCLQQFQAA; encoded by the coding sequence ATGAATAATGAACGGGTACAATTGGTAAGAGAAGAAGTCTTGTCTGACAACTGGTATATCCTACGGAAGGTCACCTTTAATTACCAGCGAAAAAATGGAATTTGGGAAACGCAGTCGCGGGAAGCGTACGACCGCGGCAACGGCGCTACCATCCTGCTGCACAACCCGGAAAAAAATACCGTTATCCTGACGCGGCAGTTTCGGATGCCTACCTACGTCAACGGTAACAGCAGCGGTTTACTGATTGAAGCCTGCGCGGGTTTGTTGGATAATGACAATCCAGAAGATGCCATTCGTCGGGAAACCGAAGAAGAAACCGGCTTCGTGGTGACCAACATCCGGAAAGTTTTTGAAGCTTACATGAGCCCGGGATCGGTAACCGAGAAGCTTTACTTTTTTACCGCCGACTATTCGGATTCTACCGAGAAGCGGACCGGGGGCGGCATTGAGGAAGAAGAGATTGATGTGCTGGAACTGCCCCTGCCGCAGGCCATGCAGATGATTGCTCAAGGGGAAATCGTGGATGGCAAAACCATCATGCTGCTTCAGCACCTCTGCTTGCAGCAGTTTCAGGCTGCATAA
- a CDS encoding DeoR/GlpR family DNA-binding transcription regulator, producing the protein MNFPNRKRIILQTVDEKGSIDVKELAELLQTSEITVRRDLTLLASDGLIYRTHGGAMKVSLANNPVQFVNKTAVNSENKDHICRLAAQQIQEGDVIFMDCGSTVFRLCPFIRNKRIQVVTNSLPVVNELMSSDVTVNLVGGEVDAKRQAVHGLMAHEHIARYRAQKAFLGVDGISAANGLSAHSETEAGMTLAMAAQAEETFLLCDSTKLEKEKYVQFAPLSLIHTLVTDPDARPEVLALYRERGVRVMN; encoded by the coding sequence ATGAATTTCCCAAACAGAAAGCGGATTATTTTACAAACGGTCGATGAGAAGGGATCCATTGATGTGAAGGAACTGGCCGAGTTGTTGCAAACATCGGAAATCACCGTTCGCCGGGATTTAACGTTGCTGGCGAGCGACGGCCTGATTTATCGCACCCACGGGGGCGCTATGAAAGTCAGTCTAGCGAATAACCCGGTGCAGTTTGTCAATAAAACCGCCGTTAATTCCGAAAACAAAGATCACATCTGCCGGCTGGCGGCCCAGCAGATTCAGGAGGGAGACGTTATTTTTATGGATTGCGGGAGTACGGTGTTCCGGCTGTGCCCGTTTATCCGCAACAAACGCATCCAGGTAGTGACCAACTCGTTGCCGGTGGTGAATGAGTTGATGTCGTCAGATGTAACGGTTAATCTGGTGGGTGGGGAGGTCGATGCGAAGCGGCAGGCCGTTCACGGTCTGATGGCGCACGAACACATCGCCCGTTACCGTGCTCAAAAGGCGTTTCTGGGAGTAGACGGTATTTCGGCGGCCAACGGGTTGTCGGCTCACAGCGAAACCGAAGCCGGGATGACACTGGCGATGGCGGCCCAGGCGGAAGAAACCTTTCTGCTGTGCGACTCTACGAAGCTGGAAAAAGAAAAGTACGTGCAGTTTGCCCCGCTCAGTCTGATTCATACGCTGGTGACGGACCCGGATGCCCGGCCGGAAGTGCTGGCATTATACCGTGAGCGGGGGGTCCGGGTAATGAATTAG
- a CDS encoding NUDIX hydrolase has product MNITAAAMRLFFMDLLEIFDAQNQPLGFTKPKTDAHRDGDWHRTSEIVVLNHQNEVLLSLRHPDKRYLPNFWDVCVGGHLDPGETYEQCAIREVEEEIGVRPQETELHYLGNVDVVAIDEAVSLYDREHAAVYLFQTDRTIDQFVMQPDEVAALQFVSLATLLEEFRSGKNSLYYTPPQYSYLKTLEMAAAFLQNNG; this is encoded by the coding sequence ATGAACATAACAGCCGCAGCCATGCGGCTTTTTTTTATGGACTTACTGGAAATCTTCGATGCCCAAAATCAACCACTGGGCTTCACCAAACCGAAAACCGATGCCCACCGCGACGGCGACTGGCACCGTACTTCCGAAATCGTTGTCCTGAATCACCAAAACGAGGTCTTGCTGAGCCTGCGTCATCCGGATAAGCGCTACCTGCCGAATTTCTGGGATGTGTGCGTGGGCGGTCACCTCGATCCGGGCGAGACCTACGAACAGTGCGCCATTCGGGAAGTGGAGGAGGAGATTGGCGTACGGCCCCAGGAAACCGAACTTCATTACCTGGGCAATGTAGACGTGGTGGCAATCGACGAAGCGGTTTCGTTGTACGATCGGGAGCACGCTGCGGTGTATCTGTTCCAGACCGACCGGACGATCGACCAGTTTGTGATGCAACCCGACGAGGTAGCCGCGTTGCAGTTCGTTTCGCTGGCTACCCTTCTGGAAGAATTCCGGTCCGGGAAAAATTCGCTGTATTACACACCACCGCAGTATTCGTATCTGAAGACGCTCGAAATGGCCGCGGCTTTTCTGCAAAACAACGGTTAA
- a CDS encoding MBL fold metallo-hydrolase, whose protein sequence is MESQMTAKPGTSVELGPYDVAEDVRGIKNIFVNVYFVGEAQQGGKWVLVDAGTPSGADPIRQKARELFGENNPPQAIVLTHGHFDHAGSLESLLKEWGDVPIYAHPLELPYLQGKSHYPPPDPAVGGGAMAYLSWMFPNSPYDFGDQVRPFPADGTIPELPGWRVIHTPGHAPGHVSLFRESDRSLIAGDAFTNTNQNSAFAVMTQKEELHGPPAYFTFDWVASKRSIQELAALNPTAAGTGHGKAIRGIQLPQLLEDLIHNFENREVPKGGRYVKQPAHTDEQGIVDMPPPVSYHVARAIGIGFIVGTVLYLVGSSRKK, encoded by the coding sequence ATGGAAAGCCAAATGACAGCAAAGCCGGGTACCAGTGTTGAACTGGGGCCGTACGATGTCGCGGAAGACGTGCGCGGAATCAAGAACATTTTTGTGAATGTGTACTTTGTCGGAGAAGCCCAACAGGGCGGCAAGTGGGTTCTGGTTGATGCCGGAACGCCGAGCGGAGCGGACCCGATTCGTCAAAAAGCCCGTGAACTGTTCGGTGAAAACAACCCCCCACAAGCCATTGTGCTGACACATGGTCACTTCGATCACGCTGGATCCCTGGAAAGCCTGCTGAAAGAATGGGGCGATGTTCCGATCTATGCACATCCACTGGAATTGCCGTATCTGCAGGGAAAATCGCACTATCCGCCACCGGATCCGGCAGTGGGCGGGGGTGCCATGGCGTATCTATCGTGGATGTTTCCGAACAGCCCTTACGATTTTGGTGATCAGGTGCGCCCGTTTCCCGCAGATGGGACCATTCCGGAATTACCCGGCTGGCGGGTGATTCACACGCCGGGCCACGCACCGGGCCATGTTTCGCTGTTCCGCGAAAGTGACCGGTCTCTGATTGCGGGTGATGCGTTTACAAACACCAACCAAAATTCGGCGTTCGCGGTGATGACTCAAAAAGAGGAACTGCACGGCCCGCCGGCTTATTTTACCTTTGACTGGGTAGCCTCCAAACGCTCAATTCAGGAACTGGCCGCGCTGAATCCAACGGCCGCCGGAACGGGGCACGGTAAAGCAATCCGGGGAATCCAGTTGCCGCAATTACTGGAAGACCTGATTCACAATTTCGAAAATAGAGAAGTTCCCAAAGGCGGTCGGTATGTTAAACAGCCCGCCCACACCGATGAGCAGGGCATTGTCGACATGCCGCCCCCGGTTTCGTACCACGTGGCCCGGGCCATCGGTATCGGATTCATCGTCGGAACGGTTTTATACTTGGTTGGAAGCAGTCGGAAAAAGTAA
- a CDS encoding murein L,D-transpeptidase catalytic domain family protein: protein MKKALLFIFAILPLSLASIGTTVKHTSHSTLNRTSLWSGVYDDLKLDSNGLRREVFEYALRGLQKTNFPKSVLSIVDLSQPSSKKRLYVIDLDTRRLLFQTYVAHGRNSGELMAATFSNTHSSYQSSLGFYQTLGTYQGKHGLSLQLKGLERGFNDNAFSRAIVIHGADYVCEDFIRRTGRLGRSQGCPAVENALSKDIIQAIKGGSCLFVFSPNKNYLQKSSFLL, encoded by the coding sequence ATGAAAAAAGCGCTGTTATTCATTTTTGCCATTCTGCCCCTTAGCCTTGCTAGTATCGGTACAACCGTCAAGCACACTTCCCACTCAACTCTCAACCGAACGAGCCTCTGGTCGGGCGTTTACGACGACCTGAAACTAGACAGCAACGGGCTCCGCAGAGAAGTATTTGAGTATGCACTCCGCGGGCTTCAGAAAACCAATTTTCCTAAATCTGTGCTCAGCATCGTCGATCTGAGCCAGCCCTCCAGCAAAAAGCGGCTCTACGTGATCGATCTTGATACGCGTCGGCTGCTGTTTCAAACGTACGTGGCCCACGGCCGTAACTCGGGCGAGTTGATGGCGGCTACGTTTTCTAATACTCATTCTTCTTATCAATCCAGCCTCGGGTTTTATCAAACGCTCGGCACCTACCAGGGAAAACACGGTTTATCGCTTCAATTGAAGGGTCTGGAGCGGGGTTTCAATGACAACGCTTTCAGCCGCGCCATTGTGATACACGGAGCCGATTATGTCTGCGAAGATTTTATCCGGCGGACCGGTCGGCTGGGTCGCAGTCAGGGCTGCCCGGCGGTTGAAAATGCCCTCAGTAAAGACATTATTCAGGCCATCAAAGGCGGCTCGTGCCTGTTTGTCTTTTCGCCCAACAAAAACTACTTACAGAAATCATCATTTCTGCTTTGA
- a CDS encoding ClpP family protease: MYYPERSRREFRKFAVRGQHLNGLTVDRYLHQIENMTRAVIEERPMNFREVDVFSRLMADRIVFLGTAVDDKIANVIIAQLLFLESADPKKDILLYINSPGGSVYAGLGIYDTMQYVRPDVATICTSVALSFGAVLLCAGAPGKRSALPHARVMIHQPHGGAQGQSVDIEITARQIVILRQELYEIMARHTGRSVEELERNADRDYWMKAEEARQYGFIDDVLQRV; the protein is encoded by the coding sequence ATGTATTATCCCGAACGTAGCCGACGTGAGTTTCGTAAATTTGCCGTGCGCGGGCAGCACCTGAACGGCCTGACGGTAGACCGTTACCTGCACCAGATTGAAAACATGACCCGGGCTGTCATTGAAGAGCGGCCCATGAACTTCCGGGAGGTCGATGTGTTTTCCCGGCTCATGGCCGACCGGATCGTTTTCCTCGGCACCGCCGTCGACGATAAGATTGCCAATGTCATCATTGCGCAGTTGTTGTTTCTGGAATCGGCCGACCCCAAAAAAGATATTCTGCTGTACATCAACAGCCCGGGCGGATCGGTTTATGCCGGTCTGGGCATCTACGATACCATGCAGTACGTTCGGCCCGACGTTGCAACCATTTGTACGAGTGTGGCGCTTTCCTTTGGGGCGGTTCTGCTCTGCGCCGGAGCGCCCGGCAAACGTTCGGCTTTGCCGCACGCCCGCGTGATGATCCACCAGCCGCACGGAGGGGCTCAGGGGCAGTCGGTCGATATTGAAATCACGGCCCGCCAGATTGTGATTTTACGGCAGGAACTGTACGAAATTATGGCGCGTCATACCGGCCGGTCGGTCGAGGAACTGGAGCGCAATGCCGACCGCGACTACTGGATGAAAGCCGAGGAGGCCCGGCAATACGGGTTTATCGACGACGTGTTGCAGCGGGTCTGA
- a CDS encoding C40 family peptidase — MKTLLRPFWPAALLVLTLSSCSFFKTSHYTPPAQRRTPVANRKPAVSKPLKTVDTRTYQKGYVPQVVKIARTYTGTPYRLGGNTSSGIDCSGLIFAAFNTVGLQMPRVSWQQAEVGFEVEVPQIQAGDLLFFVPDDGKSGYVSHTGIVTEVLGPNNIRFIHASSSRGVREDNLFSNYFKGRFVKAVRPF, encoded by the coding sequence ATGAAGACCTTACTACGCCCTTTCTGGCCTGCTGCTCTTCTGGTGTTGACCTTATCGTCCTGTTCTTTTTTTAAGACCTCTCACTATACCCCGCCCGCCCAGCGGAGAACTCCGGTAGCCAATCGCAAGCCGGCCGTATCAAAACCGCTGAAAACCGTCGATACGCGTACTTACCAGAAAGGCTACGTTCCCCAGGTCGTTAAAATTGCCCGGACGTACACCGGAACCCCCTACCGGCTGGGTGGCAATACCTCGTCGGGCATCGATTGCTCGGGCCTGATATTTGCCGCTTTCAACACCGTGGGTCTGCAAATGCCGCGTGTTTCCTGGCAGCAGGCCGAAGTAGGTTTCGAAGTAGAAGTTCCGCAAATTCAGGCGGGAGATCTGCTGTTTTTTGTACCCGATGACGGAAAATCCGGTTACGTCTCGCACACCGGCATTGTCACGGAGGTACTTGGTCCGAACAACATCCGGTTCATTCACGCATCGTCCTCCCGCGGGGTTCGGGAAGACAACCTGTTTTCCAATTATTTCAAGGGCCGGTTTGTCAAAGCCGTGCGTCCGTTTTAA
- a CDS encoding L,D-transpeptidase family protein, with amino-acid sequence MERRNIIILVASAVVVLLVGWFALKHFGVLNKNDVPAEGWNREQAEVVMRQLCRAADSVGIDTNRYSFQVNDTKKEFGEKFTGLLLELRYGLKPSRITYTKLPEKIDTVWAIAMLKKDEGRSALDSLKKTSVFGHYTTLVNHYTRLRKAGVYDTAKYVRQTLNFYRYLNRFEFDRFLVVNIPAAQLNIYDRSGKCLLPMDVIAGKRDSKTPFFTTYLTDIITYPYWNVPRGIGIKEILPKVQANVQYLENQNMEVLDAKEQVVDPYEIDWASLSAENFPYRFRQASGCSNSLGLIKFNLTGPGAIYLHDTNARDLFDQTSDRWRSHGCMRVQKPVELANYLMEKPVLDEGFMNRCMVDQKPQTLKLPKPFPVFVVYNRVDVDESGNLRGYKDVYGLDGGRPI; translated from the coding sequence ATGGAACGCCGTAATATTATCATACTAGTTGCCAGCGCCGTAGTTGTTTTGCTTGTGGGATGGTTTGCGCTGAAGCATTTTGGAGTTTTAAACAAGAATGACGTTCCGGCGGAGGGCTGGAACCGCGAGCAGGCCGAGGTGGTGATGCGGCAATTATGCCGGGCGGCCGACTCGGTCGGGATTGATACCAACCGGTATTCTTTTCAGGTCAACGATACGAAAAAAGAGTTTGGCGAAAAGTTCACCGGCCTGCTGCTGGAACTGCGGTACGGACTCAAACCGTCGCGGATTACTTACACCAAACTGCCCGAGAAAATTGATACGGTATGGGCGATTGCCATGCTGAAAAAAGACGAAGGGCGGTCGGCGCTGGATTCGCTGAAAAAGACGTCAGTTTTTGGGCATTATACCACCCTGGTCAACCACTACACCCGTCTGCGGAAAGCCGGCGTTTACGATACGGCCAAGTATGTTCGGCAGACGCTGAATTTCTACCGGTATTTAAACCGCTTCGAGTTTGACCGGTTCCTGGTGGTGAATATTCCGGCGGCTCAGTTAAACATCTACGACCGGAGTGGCAAATGCCTGCTGCCGATGGACGTAATAGCCGGTAAAAGAGATTCCAAAACGCCGTTTTTCACTACGTACCTGACGGATATTATTACGTATCCGTACTGGAATGTGCCGCGCGGAATTGGCATCAAGGAAATTCTGCCCAAAGTACAGGCAAACGTGCAGTATCTGGAAAATCAGAACATGGAAGTGCTGGACGCCAAAGAACAGGTCGTAGATCCTTACGAGATTGACTGGGCCTCTCTTTCCGCGGAAAACTTCCCATACCGGTTCCGGCAGGCGTCCGGTTGCAGCAATTCACTGGGTCTGATTAAGTTTAACCTGACCGGCCCCGGTGCCATCTACCTGCACGACACCAACGCCCGTGACCTGTTCGACCAGACCTCCGACCGCTGGCGGAGCCACGGTTGTATGCGGGTGCAGAAACCCGTTGAGCTGGCCAATTACCTGATGGAAAAACCCGTACTCGACGAAGGGTTTATGAACCGCTGCATGGTCGATCAGAAACCGCAGACGCTGAAGCTACCCAAGCCCTTCCCGGTATTCGTGGTTTACAACCGGGTCGACGTTGATGAGAGCGGCAATCTGCGGGGTTATAAAGATGTGTACGGGTTAGACGGTGGCCGACCGATCTAA
- a CDS encoding Tex family protein yields MSSSHESGNVPARIAALLSLTARQVANTVQLLDEGATVPFIARYRKEATSQLDEVQIGAIKDTYQKLLELDKRRDAILKSVGDQGKLTVELRQKIEAADSLTELEDLYLPYKPKRKTRATIAVEKGLEPLAKLIFSQRENTIERKAATYLNDQVGSVEEALQGARDIMAEWISENADARQRIRNLFEREAIIRSVVKKDKATVGIKYKDYFDFAEPLRRVPSHRLLAIRRGEAEGILSVSISPDEDAALDRLDRQFLRSGSSESIDQVAIAIKDSYKRLIKPSIETEFDNVSKNKADQEAIKIFADNLRQLLLSPPLGQKRVLAIDPGFRTGCKVVCLDAQGNLRANDVIYPDMRRDQAQQTLLKLVSQHQIEAITIGNGTAGRETEEFVRSLDFGKTVPVFMVSEQGASIYSASEVARQEFPNHDVTVRGAVSIGRRLMDPLAELVKIDPKSIGVGQYQHDVDQTELKSSLDRVVESCVNQVGVSLNTASSHLLRYVSGLGPQLATNIVEFRAQNGPFQSRDQLKKVPRLGNKAYEQCAGFLRIDAGKNPLDNSAVHPESYPVVERMARDLSCTVADLIKKADLRKQIKPEQYVTETVGLPTLRDILAELEKPGRDPREMLTVFAYDERVRKPEDLREGMQLPGIVTNVTAFGAFVDIGVKQDGLVHISQLSNQYVTDPRQVVSVHQKVQVKVLEVDLQRKRIALTMKF; encoded by the coding sequence ATGAGCTCATCCCATGAATCTGGTAATGTGCCCGCGCGCATTGCGGCATTGCTCAGTCTGACCGCCCGGCAGGTCGCCAATACCGTTCAATTACTCGATGAGGGCGCAACCGTTCCCTTCATCGCCCGGTACCGCAAAGAGGCCACTTCACAACTGGATGAAGTCCAGATTGGCGCCATCAAAGATACGTATCAAAAGCTGCTGGAACTCGACAAACGCCGGGACGCGATCCTGAAATCCGTTGGAGATCAGGGCAAGCTCACCGTCGAACTTCGTCAGAAAATCGAAGCCGCCGACTCGCTGACCGAACTGGAAGATTTGTATTTGCCCTACAAACCCAAACGGAAAACGCGAGCCACCATCGCCGTTGAAAAAGGATTGGAACCACTGGCCAAGCTTATTTTCAGCCAGCGCGAAAACACCATCGAACGAAAAGCCGCTACGTACCTGAACGATCAGGTTGGCAGTGTGGAAGAGGCCCTACAGGGAGCCCGCGACATCATGGCCGAGTGGATCAGCGAAAACGCCGACGCCCGCCAGCGCATCCGGAATCTGTTCGAGCGGGAAGCCATTATCCGGTCGGTGGTGAAGAAAGATAAGGCGACGGTCGGGATTAAGTACAAAGACTATTTTGATTTTGCCGAACCGCTCCGCCGGGTTCCCTCCCACCGGTTGCTGGCCATCCGGCGCGGAGAAGCCGAGGGCATTTTGTCAGTCAGTATTTCGCCCGACGAAGATGCCGCCCTCGACCGGCTCGACCGGCAGTTTCTGCGTTCGGGTTCGTCGGAAAGCATCGATCAAGTGGCCATTGCCATCAAGGACAGCTACAAACGCCTGATCAAACCGTCCATTGAAACCGAATTCGACAACGTATCCAAAAACAAAGCCGATCAGGAAGCCATCAAGATATTTGCCGACAACCTCCGCCAGTTGCTGCTCTCGCCCCCGCTGGGTCAGAAACGGGTGCTGGCCATCGACCCGGGTTTCCGAACCGGCTGCAAAGTGGTTTGTCTCGATGCGCAGGGTAATTTGCGGGCCAACGACGTGATTTATCCGGACATGCGTCGGGATCAGGCGCAGCAAACGTTGCTGAAGCTGGTTTCCCAACACCAGATTGAAGCCATCACAATTGGAAACGGGACCGCCGGACGCGAAACGGAAGAGTTTGTCCGCAGCCTGGATTTTGGAAAAACCGTTCCGGTGTTCATGGTCAGCGAGCAGGGTGCTTCCATTTATTCGGCCTCGGAAGTGGCCCGTCAGGAGTTCCCGAATCACGACGTGACTGTTCGGGGGGCGGTTTCCATTGGTCGAAGGTTGATGGATCCGCTGGCCGAACTGGTCAAAATTGACCCCAAATCCATCGGTGTGGGGCAATACCAGCACGACGTTGATCAGACGGAACTAAAAAGCAGCCTGGACCGGGTGGTGGAAAGCTGCGTGAACCAGGTGGGCGTCTCGCTCAACACGGCCAGCAGCCACCTGCTGCGCTATGTATCTGGCCTGGGGCCGCAACTGGCCACTAACATTGTGGAATTCCGGGCTCAGAACGGACCGTTCCAATCGCGCGACCAGTTGAAGAAAGTCCCCCGGCTGGGCAACAAAGCCTACGAACAGTGTGCCGGTTTTCTGCGGATTGATGCGGGCAAAAACCCGCTTGATAACAGCGCCGTTCACCCGGAAAGCTACCCGGTGGTGGAGCGCATGGCCCGCGATCTGAGCTGCACGGTTGCGGATTTGATAAAAAAAGCTGACCTCCGCAAGCAGATTAAGCCCGAACAGTACGTTACCGAAACAGTGGGTCTGCCCACGTTGCGCGATATTCTGGCCGAACTCGAGAAGCCGGGTCGTGATCCTCGCGAAATGCTGACGGTTTTTGCGTACGACGAGCGGGTGCGCAAACCGGAGGACCTGCGCGAGGGCATGCAGCTGCCCGGCATTGTTACCAACGTGACGGCTTTCGGCGCGTTTGTCGATATTGGCGTCAAGCAGGACGGGCTGGTGCATATTTCGCAGCTCTCCAATCAATACGTCACGGACCCGCGGCAGGTTGTCAGCGTTCATCAGAAAGTACAGGTGAAGGTGCTGGAAGTGGATTTGCAGCGCAAGCGGATTGCCTTGACGATGAAATTTTGA
- a CDS encoding RNA polymerase sigma factor, with protein MNATQSLSMNVALLTDRERTLERIYAQTFPMVRHYVRERGGTTDDAKDIFHEAMILFYEKMVQEQLTLTASVSTYLMGICKNLWRQELEKRGRQQPLTESQAEIAGEPSGGEEEPAPLKLLTFVEQLGETCQAILVGFYYFGQRLEQIATQQGYRTVRSATVQKYKCLERLRKAVGHLSIENFKP; from the coding sequence ATGAATGCAACTCAGAGTTTGTCGATGAACGTCGCCCTCTTAACCGACCGGGAGCGAACATTGGAACGGATTTACGCCCAAACGTTTCCGATGGTACGGCATTACGTGAGAGAACGGGGCGGGACAACCGACGACGCGAAGGACATCTTTCACGAAGCCATGATCCTGTTTTACGAAAAGATGGTGCAGGAACAACTGACGCTGACGGCCTCCGTGAGTACCTACCTGATGGGTATTTGCAAGAACCTCTGGCGGCAGGAACTCGAAAAACGGGGGCGGCAGCAGCCGTTGACCGAAAGTCAGGCCGAGATCGCCGGGGAGCCGTCCGGTGGGGAAGAGGAACCCGCTCCGCTAAAGCTTTTGACGTTTGTGGAGCAATTGGGCGAAACCTGTCAAGCTATCCTGGTTGGTTTCTACTACTTCGGCCAGCGACTCGAGCAAATTGCCACGCAGCAGGGGTACCGCACCGTTCGATCGGCGACCGTCCAGAAGTACAAGTGCCTGGAGCGGCTCCGGAAAGCCGTCGGCCATCTGTCCATCGAGAATTTCAAACCCTGA
- a CDS encoding DUF3299 domain-containing protein — protein sequence MKKTSCFIALLGLLTFASFTPSSEVGERPVTTVAEPVKLSWETLRDVTFKKKWYPEESVYMLYPTFGAGIQKLSGKPVELTGYVLPVDIESNTYVLSAFPYSACFFCGGAGPESVVSLKFKKPGMKFKTDERRTFRGTLKLNADNIYELNYIIADAEMVAQ from the coding sequence ATGAAAAAAACTAGCTGCTTCATCGCTCTTTTAGGACTGTTGACTTTCGCATCGTTTACCCCGTCCAGCGAAGTGGGTGAGCGTCCGGTCACGACGGTTGCCGAGCCGGTTAAACTGTCCTGGGAGACCTTGCGCGATGTGACTTTTAAGAAAAAATGGTATCCGGAAGAATCGGTGTACATGCTGTATCCAACCTTCGGCGCCGGAATCCAGAAGCTGAGTGGCAAGCCGGTGGAGCTGACGGGATACGTGCTTCCGGTTGACATTGAGTCGAATACATATGTTCTTTCCGCCTTTCCCTACAGCGCGTGCTTCTTCTGCGGAGGAGCCGGGCCGGAGTCGGTGGTATCACTCAAGTTTAAAAAGCCGGGGATGAAGTTCAAGACGGATGAACGCCGGACGTTCCGGGGTACACTCAAGTTGAACGCCGATAACATCTACGAACTGAATTACATCATTGCCGATGCCGAAATGGTGGCGCAATAA
- a CDS encoding EcsC family protein — protein MSPYEDAVVRELTTWRQKMMRRPSMFNRLSKNLQVRMNRIIPEKIHQAITAAIKQMTRAVLFGAEFLTRQPVLHHLSLEEREDRARARIAFYKTAGAAEGGVTGAGGILLGLADFPILLALKMKLLFEIAAIYGYPINEYKERLYIMHIFQLAFSSQERRQAVYEQMTNWQVKSQLLPEDINQFDWRTFQQEYRDYIDLAKMAQLVPGIGAAVGLVVNYRLLDALGKTAMNAYRMRWAESRELEMK, from the coding sequence ATGTCTCCCTACGAAGACGCTGTTGTGCGCGAATTAACCACCTGGCGTCAGAAAATGATGCGTCGGCCATCAATGTTCAACCGGCTTTCTAAAAATCTGCAGGTCCGGATGAATCGCATCATCCCCGAGAAGATTCACCAGGCTATTACAGCCGCCATTAAGCAAATGACGCGGGCCGTGTTGTTTGGGGCCGAATTCCTGACCCGTCAGCCCGTGTTGCATCACCTTTCTCTGGAAGAGCGCGAAGACCGTGCTCGGGCCCGGATCGCCTTCTACAAAACCGCCGGAGCTGCAGAGGGGGGCGTGACCGGCGCCGGCGGCATTCTTCTCGGTCTGGCCGATTTTCCGATTCTGCTCGCCCTGAAAATGAAGTTGCTCTTCGAAATTGCGGCCATTTACGGGTATCCCATCAACGAATACAAGGAGCGCCTTTACATCATGCACATCTTCCAGCTCGCGTTTTCGAGCCAGGAACGGCGGCAGGCGGTGTATGAGCAAATGACCAACTGGCAGGTCAAGAGCCAGCTTTTGCCTGAAGATATCAACCAGTTCGACTGGCGCACGTTTCAGCAGGAGTACCGGGACTACATTGACCTGGCTAAAATGGCCCAGCTGGTGCCCGGCATCGGGGCCGCCGTTGGGCTTGTGGTCAATTACCGGCTGCTCGATGCCCTCGGCAAAACCGCCATGAATGCCTACCGGATGCGGTGGGCCGAGTCGCGGGAATTGGAAATGAAGTAA